The genomic segment GTCCCGAGGGCGGCCATCGCTCCGGCATCCCCCAGGTCGGCGGCTTTCTGGAACAGCTGCGCCCCTTCCTTGGCGTTGCGTTCCACGAGGTCTCCGTCGAGGTAGATCGCGGCCAAGGAGGCCATCGCTCGCGTGTAGCCCGAGTCTGCGGACTTCCGAATCAGTGTGATCCCACGCTCTGGATTCTTCTCGACACCGTGCCCGAAGGCGTAACACCACCCCAGGTCGCTAAGCCCTACAACGTTCCCCAGGTCAGTAGCCCGCTGGTACAGTTTGGCGGCCTTGGCTTGATCCTTCTGGACCCCGGACCCGTACTGATACCGCCTGCCTAGTTCGGTCAACTTACGATTGGTTCGCCGGATCCTGCTGTCGCAACTCGAGCCGATTGACAGTAAGGGCTATCTACAGAGCCGACGCATGAACGCCACCGACCGATCCGCAGGGAAGCATAGCTATTTATTCGGTTGGTGTGTCTGTTGCACACTCGGCATGAGGAATGAAGGGCCGGCCGCCGAGAAGAAACGGCCGCCGAGTTGAAGGCGCGCCACATAACCGCCGTCGGGCGGCTGGACAACGGCTGGACGCAAAAGGACGTGGCCGCGTTTCTTGGCGTCCACCCTGTCACCGTGGCCAAGTGGGTCGCCAGGCAAGCGCGCCGACCAGGACAATAGGCTGAGGGCCAAGCCTACGCCTGGACGGTCCCGCTCTCTGACCAACGAGCAGGAGCGGAAAATGCTCGGCTGACTGGCCGAGCCGCCAACCCCACACGGCTTTACCACCGACCTGTGGACCGCGCGTCGGGTAGCGAATCTGATCCACACCAAGCTCGGCGTGCGGTTCCATCTGAACCACCTGCGGGAGTGGCTGACCAAACGCAACTACACCCCCGCAGAACCGACCCTAAGAGCGCGGCAACCTGACCAAGCGACCATTGACCGGTGGGTAGCCGAGGACGAGCCGAGGATTCAAAAAAGGCGAGTGAGGAACAGGCGCAGCTCGTCCTGATCGATGACACCTGCCTGTTCCTCAATCTGTTGGTGCGTCGGAGTTGGGCGCGACGCGGGCGCCCGGCGGTGATCGGCGGGGGCGGCGAGCACCGGAACAAGGTGTCGGTGATCGGCGCCGTGAGCGTCTCGCCCCGCACCCGCCGATTGGGGTTCTCCTTCTACACCCGTGCCGATGGCTTCTTTGGCGCGGCCGAGGTCGTCGGTTCTTGCGGTACCTGCTCAGGTCGCTGGTGGGGAAGGTGATCGTGGCATAAGACGGTGGAACCAACCACAAGGGGCCGGCGCTGCGGGGTTCCTGGCGCGGAACCGGCGGCTGTGGCTGGAGCGCCTACCGCCCTACACCCCGGAGTTGAACCCGGTCGAGCAGGTGTGGAGTCGGTTGAAGTACGGTCAGTGGGCGAACGTCGTCCCAGATGACTTGAGCGCGCTGGACGACGAGGTCATCGATTGATTCACATGCGGTGCGATCCCAAGTTGCTGAGGGCGCTCGGTGACGGTTCGAAATTGCCAGAGTCTGTAAGCGTCCTTATAGGCTCAATTTCCAAGGTCATTCTTTGCAAGGTTTACGACAATATGTCTATTCAATATCCAGTTCCGAGTGTGCGTTTTTCTCTAACGAATCTCCGTATCTATTTCCGGTCGCAGCGAAATGTAGCAACCGGTCCTTCTCTCGGCGAGTTTGAGTTATCAGTGCCGAAGCTGTCAGGTCAAGGGGGAACAATGATCGGTCTGGCCGGACGATCCGGCGAAGGGAAATCTACACTACTGCATGTCCTCGGCACGTTACTGGTTCCGCCAACTGCCGATAACTCGGGGTTTCAGATTGCCTATCAGTTTCCCGGTGAAATCGACCCAGGGTTTGTCTACGACCTGCGTTCACATGATGCGTCTGTGCAAAAACTGCGCAATACTGCGTTCGGTTTTGTGTTCCAGCAACATTTTAACTTACCGTGCATGTCTACAGTCGCCAATGTTGCCTTGCCGCATCTGTTGCGGCCGTCTTTTAGCTGGAAACTCGCTCAACCTCGTTGCCGCTCGCTGTTGACTCATCTAAAACTTGACGACGTACATTACAATAAGTACCCTGCCGAACTAAGCGGCGGCATGAACCAGCGGGTGGCCATAGGCCGGGCGCTTATGCACCAACCTCCTTTTCTGTTCGCGGACGAGCCTACTGCGAGTCTGGACGCAGGCCTGAAGACCACTGTCTTAACACTCCTCCGCAAGCACGCAGACCTCGGAGCATGTGTCATTATTGTCAGTCATGAATTAGGCGACCTCGCGCGATACTGCGATAGAATTCTCGTCGTCGGAGGAGGGCAACTCCGCTTTCCATTCCGCGACCCAGACTCGGATCAGGATTCTGCACTGCCAGCGCTGCCTGAGTTGCCGTCTGTCGAATCGAGTCAACCGCGATTTCGTAATGACGAGGCGGTTCGCCATGTATTGCAAACCATCACCCCTCACATTTGGTCAGAACCCTCATCTTCTCCACCTTCAACTGATCATAAATCTGTCTGTAACGGCGTTGATTCGGCCCTAACCGTACCGGCCTCGCTGTCGCCGCATCATGGCGGACGCCCTGCGATGCGAAAAAACATTTGGGCCTTCGCATTTCGCGAGGTCTGGGGGCGACGTCATCGCATGGCTCATCTAATGACCGCGGTGATGGTGGTCCTGGGCACTGCCGTTTTCACTTACCTCGCAGACCTCAGTCGGGGCGTCGTTTCCTACATAAAAAATCGAGACCTATCAGCCCCGGACGAATTCATCAACCGGATTTATGTGGATGCCTCGTCAAACAAGAATCGACTCACAGATACTCAAGCTCAATTCCTTTCTGACATTAAAGGACTGAGAGCCCCGCCTACTTTTTATCAGTCGGGAGAGGCCATTTATTTTTTGCCACCGATGCGAACGAATCGAAACGACGCAGTTCGCGCAGAGGTGGTCTCCGTTCCCATTGGCGATGACGCCTTGAAATCTGTTCATCTACACGACCGGCAGATCGCTCGACTTGGCGTTTGCTATCTTACGGGTGGTCCATTTCTCATAAACGACCGTGATCGTGCAGGTATCATTGTATCGCGGCGATTCCTTCGCACTCGTTACTGGAATATCGACGATGAAGATCGTCCGGCTTCAGGCATCCCAGATCCAGAGACATTTCCATCATACTTGATAGTTCAACTGCCGGGTGGTGGTCGTTGGGATCCACCTGGATTCAATGGTCGCGTTAAAATTCCAATTAATGGCGTATTTGAATATCCAGCACCAATCATTGCCACCGCGCCAGCCGGCAAAGAGCAATATCTTCCTGGCATGTTCGTTCCCGAAGGCTTTTATCGTCGACTTTCAACGTGGGATCCGTCATTTCCGCTCGTCTACCCTTCAGTTGAAGGTCATGAGTTAGTTGCTGATTACCAGCTGGTGCGGCAAATCACATTTTCTATCCCTAAAGCCGCAGATGCTAGCTGGTCCAAGACGGAATCCCGCGGCTGGTACTATCTGCGACACATATTCCGTGATGTTCCGCTCAACCCCATGCAGACCCAAGACGGCTCATTGCAAGTCACGCTCGCGTTTGACCAATCAGAGCATCGGGTTGCTCCAGAAGGCTTTGAAAAAACGCCTGAATCGAACAAACTGCGAAAGATTATTGAAGAAGATGCAAAAGGTGGCCCAGCAAAGGTGTCTTATGACACTATCAGCGCCCAATCAATTGCTCGAAACCTGCCGCCGCTTGACACCTTGCCACCACAATACACGAGGGTGTTACTGCGATTCACTGACATGCACGATGTCCCGCCTGCCTTGGACTCGATCCGCCAGAAATACGGGCGCGAGATGGAAAGCGAAGCGCCATTTGCAGAAGCCATAAGCAAGTTTAGTAATATTGAAAAACTCATGAGCATTCTTTCTTTATCAATTTTCATTCTATTTGTCACAATGTTAACTTATGTATGTGTAACGACTGCGTTCCAGCACGTATTGAAAAAGACAAGTGATATTGGCATTCTGCGCGTGCATGGTATGTCGCCAGTCTCCATTGCTCTCGTTTACCTCGTTGAGCTGGCGATGCTTATTTGCCCAGCTGCGATCGCTGGACTGATCCTTGCCACAGCCTGTGCCTGGTTAACTAACGACACGGTCGCCACCTGGGTTGGTGGCATTGGCACACCCAAGTCCTTACTCGACAGTAATCTCGCCACTAGCTCGCCGGCTGTGTTCGCATCTTTACAAGAGGGATGGCTGAGAAGCATCTTGAATCTCCTGATTCTCTCTACCTGCGTCTTCTCAGTAGTCAGTGCTACTACGCTATTCACTGTCCGCCTTATTCGCCGAAAGCAGATTGTTCAGTGCTTACGCGGAGGTGAATAGCTGCCGCGGTAATAATCGATCACTCCGGCTTTCAGCAATTAATGTATATAATATATATACTTAACGGAACGTTTAAATATTTTTATATTATTGCGCTACGGGATGTGATATTATTGATATACCAGTTAACATTATATTATCATGAACATGCAAAATCGACCTCCGCTACGACAGAAAAAGACTACAGATATTCCGCTTGATCCCCCATTAATCGCGACTACGTTCGATGCCAGTTCTTCTGACCACACTCTGCCCTCAACACCGCCAATTTCTACACCAATTCAGCAGCAAGCCGTACTTGACAATCGTCTTTATCGAGCAGCTAGGGACGGGGGTGATGTTCAACACCTTATCGATCAGGGGGCAAACCCCAACTGGGCTCATCCCGTTGATGCCAAGACTGCGATTATGCTCGCAGCAAGCCAGGGTAACGGACGTTCAGTCATCGTTCGTCAGTTGATTGCGGCGGGTGCGAACGTAGATGCGACAGACGAAGAAGGTATGACGGCGCTCCATCATGCCGCATACAAATTTATTGGTGGCACTGATATAGGAGGTGTAGAGGTAACCTTTGATCCGGATCAACTAAGCACCGCCACCCAGCTTCTTGCGAAAGACCCTCGCCTAGTTCGCGTCAAAACACTTGCCACCGCCTCATCGCCAAACCAAAGCGTAACAGCTCTTGAAATAGCGTACCGTAGAAACCCAGATTCACCAATGACAGTTTTGCTCCAGCAGGCGGAAGACCTGTTGGCTGCGCAAGAAAAACCGAAGACCACGGGAACAGCTCTCAGTCCGAACTTCCGTCCAAATCCCATCACCCCCTCACCTCCGGCGACCTCACCCACGCCTGCCGTCAATGGCTTTCCTAGTGCTCAGGCGAACTGGCTGGCGCCAGCCATTGCGGGTCTGGGGTCGCTCCTCGGTGTTTTATGGGCCGATTTCAGCATCGTCAGTATCCTGTGCGCACTCGCGGTCACCGGAGGCACGGCAATCATTAGCCAGGCCGTCACACACACCGGTTTTTTCGCTCCGGTCACGCCCGCCAGCACGACTCGATTAGCGGCTTTCCTTCAAATCTCTGCAACAGGGCAAGCTGTCTGTCAAGGCACTATTCCTGATCAGGACTTGCCAGAATGTCGGTTGCCACTGACGCAGTCCAACTCTTCCTCGAGCTTTCTCTCCTCCGCATCGAGCAACGCCAACCTTCCCCGAATCCGAGCAGCCCTTACTCACAAGATTTGACCATTATGCGCTATGTGTCGCCTACTCTAGGCTACATCTTCCCCCCCCCCGTTATCGCATGATGTGCCTACAGAAGCTAAACGTACGAATGGATTATACGTTAACCTGACTGTTCTCCGTCTACTGGCCTGTAATAACAACATAAACACAACTATTTGACCTACGTGGCCGTCAACGGGAGTATGTCACGCACGATCCTGTCCCTCTAACGTACCCGCCCGGCGGATCACGTGATTGACGAGTGATTTATGTTGGATGGCATCCGTTCCTGTTCTCGGAGGATGCCTTCGTGTCCGACTCGTCTCCCCGTTCCCGTTGTGATGCCGCCACCCGGCGGTGGTCCGAACGCCTCGAGCGGTTCGCGGCCGGCAACCACACCGTCGCCGCGTTCTGTACCACCGAAGGGGTGTCCCTGTCCATCTTCTACCTGTGGCGGCGCCGGCTCACCCGGCCCGTCCCGTCGCCCGCCGCTCCCGCGCTCGCGGATACGGTCCGCCCGTTACCGACTGCGACCATCGCGACCGGCTGGCACCGCAACCAAAGCCGCT from the Frigoriglobus tundricola genome contains:
- a CDS encoding tetratricopeptide repeat protein encodes the protein MTELGRRYQYGSGVQKDQAKAAKLYQRATDLGNVVGLSDLGWCYAFGHGVEKNPERGITLIRKSADSGYTRAMASLAAIYLDGDLVERNAKEGAQLFQKAADLGDAGAMAALGTCYLEGQGVTKNAVEAVKWFLKGADGGDSAAMHDVGWCYYDGTGVKMDRAEALRWFRKSAAVGNADAKKTLERLGKE
- a CDS encoding helix-turn-helix domain-containing protein, with protein sequence MKARHITAVGRLDNGWTQKDVAAFLGVHPVTVAKWVARQARRPGQ
- a CDS encoding winged helix-turn-helix domain-containing protein encodes the protein MWTARRVANLIHTKLGVRFHLNHLREWLTKRNYTPAEPTLRARQPDQATIDRWVAEDEPRIQKRRVRNRRSSS
- a CDS encoding transposase, whose amino-acid sequence is MARPRSSVLAVPAQVAGGEGDRGIRRWNQPQGAGAAGFLARNRRLWLERLPPYTPELNPVEQVWSRLKYGQWANVVPDDLSALDDEVID
- a CDS encoding ABC transporter ATP-binding protein/permease, translated to MRCDPKLLRALGDGSKLPESVSVLIGSISKVILCKVYDNMSIQYPVPSVRFSLTNLRIYFRSQRNVATGPSLGEFELSVPKLSGQGGTMIGLAGRSGEGKSTLLHVLGTLLVPPTADNSGFQIAYQFPGEIDPGFVYDLRSHDASVQKLRNTAFGFVFQQHFNLPCMSTVANVALPHLLRPSFSWKLAQPRCRSLLTHLKLDDVHYNKYPAELSGGMNQRVAIGRALMHQPPFLFADEPTASLDAGLKTTVLTLLRKHADLGACVIIVSHELGDLARYCDRILVVGGGQLRFPFRDPDSDQDSALPALPELPSVESSQPRFRNDEAVRHVLQTITPHIWSEPSSSPPSTDHKSVCNGVDSALTVPASLSPHHGGRPAMRKNIWAFAFREVWGRRHRMAHLMTAVMVVLGTAVFTYLADLSRGVVSYIKNRDLSAPDEFINRIYVDASSNKNRLTDTQAQFLSDIKGLRAPPTFYQSGEAIYFLPPMRTNRNDAVRAEVVSVPIGDDALKSVHLHDRQIARLGVCYLTGGPFLINDRDRAGIIVSRRFLRTRYWNIDDEDRPASGIPDPETFPSYLIVQLPGGGRWDPPGFNGRVKIPINGVFEYPAPIIATAPAGKEQYLPGMFVPEGFYRRLSTWDPSFPLVYPSVEGHELVADYQLVRQITFSIPKAADASWSKTESRGWYYLRHIFRDVPLNPMQTQDGSLQVTLAFDQSEHRVAPEGFEKTPESNKLRKIIEEDAKGGPAKVSYDTISAQSIARNLPPLDTLPPQYTRVLLRFTDMHDVPPALDSIRQKYGREMESEAPFAEAISKFSNIEKLMSILSLSIFILFVTMLTYVCVTTAFQHVLKKTSDIGILRVHGMSPVSIALVYLVELAMLICPAAIAGLILATACAWLTNDTVATWVGGIGTPKSLLDSNLATSSPAVFASLQEGWLRSILNLLILSTCVFSVVSATTLFTVRLIRRKQIVQCLRGGE
- a CDS encoding ankyrin repeat domain-containing protein, which gives rise to MNMQNRPPLRQKKTTDIPLDPPLIATTFDASSSDHTLPSTPPISTPIQQQAVLDNRLYRAARDGGDVQHLIDQGANPNWAHPVDAKTAIMLAASQGNGRSVIVRQLIAAGANVDATDEEGMTALHHAAYKFIGGTDIGGVEVTFDPDQLSTATQLLAKDPRLVRVKTLATASSPNQSVTALEIAYRRNPDSPMTVLLQQAEDLLAAQEKPKTTGTALSPNFRPNPITPSPPATSPTPAVNGFPSAQANWLAPAIAGLGSLLGVLWADFSIVSILCALAVTGGTAIISQAVTHTGFFAPVTPASTTRLAAFLQISATGQAVCQGTIPDQDLPECRLPLTQSNSSSSFLSSASSNANLPRIRAALTHKI
- the tnpA gene encoding IS66 family insertion sequence element accessory protein TnpA; the protein is MSDSSPRSRCDAATRRWSERLERFAAGNHTVAAFCTTEGVSLSIFYLWRRRLTRPVPSPAAPALADTVRPLPTATIATGWHRNQSRSRPGASSRPVKHWVRTKRQWRAWRLAA